Proteins encoded in a region of the Geobacillus genomosp. 3 genome:
- a CDS encoding DUF378 domain-containing protein, giving the protein MGAWQRIALLLTIIGAINWGLIGFFQFDLVAAIFGGQDAVWSRIIYSLVGIAGLINLALLFKPAEELERTEPKATRT; this is encoded by the coding sequence ATGGGAGCATGGCAGCGCATTGCCTTGTTGTTGACGATTATTGGCGCGATCAACTGGGGACTGATTGGATTTTTTCAATTTGATTTGGTCGCGGCCATTTTCGGCGGCCAAGACGCCGTCTGGTCGCGCATTATTTACAGCCTCGTCGGCATCGCCGGCCTGATCAACTTAGCGCTGCTGTTCAAACCGGCCGAAGAGCTGGAGCGCACTGAACCGAAAGCAACGCGCACATAA
- the yugI gene encoding S1 domain-containing post-transcriptional regulator GSP13, producing MSTMKRGTIAKGKVTGIQPYGAFVQLEDGMQGLIHISEISHQFVKDVREYVNVGDEVTVKVLDVDYKAGRASLSLKALEPGGEKEKRQARMKMPLEPGFRPLKEKLREWIEQSKKEDLPKK from the coding sequence TTGTCAACGATGAAACGAGGAACGATTGCGAAAGGGAAGGTGACGGGCATTCAGCCATATGGCGCGTTCGTCCAGCTTGAGGACGGCATGCAAGGATTAATTCATATTTCGGAAATCTCTCATCAATTTGTGAAAGATGTGCGTGAGTATGTCAATGTCGGTGACGAAGTGACCGTCAAAGTGCTTGATGTCGACTATAAGGCGGGGCGGGCGAGCTTATCCTTAAAGGCGCTCGAACCGGGCGGGGAGAAGGAAAAGCGCCAGGCGCGCATGAAAATGCCCCTTGAGCCCGGTTTTCGCCCGTTGAAAGAAAAATTGCGTGAATGGATTGAGCAATCAAAGAAGGAAGATTTACCGAAAAAATAA
- a CDS encoding aminotransferase: protein MKPQTRKTYVSETVAGLKPSGIRRFFDLASGMEGVISLGVGEPDFVTSWGIREASILSLEQGYTSYTANAGLPELRQEIAAYLRRKFRVCYRPETEILVTVGASQAIDLALRAIVDPGDEVIVVEPSFVAYEPLVVLAGGTPVSVRTSGADGFQLNLAQLEQAITERTKAVVICSPNNPTGTVFSPAELEALARLAEAHDLLVIADEIYAELTYEGEYMSMAAVNGMRERTILISGFSKGFAMTGWRLGFAAAPEDILQAMLKIHQYAMMCAPTMAQYGALEALRNGEHDVEQMRNSYRRRRNYFVASLNEIGLPCHVPGGAFYAFPSIRHTGLTSEQFAEQLLLEEKVAVVPGNVFGQSGEGYIRCSYASSLEQLQEAVKRMKRFLERL, encoded by the coding sequence ATGAAGCCGCAAACGAGAAAAACGTATGTGTCGGAAACGGTCGCAGGCTTGAAGCCGTCCGGCATCCGCCGCTTTTTTGATCTCGCCTCCGGCATGGAGGGCGTCATTTCGCTTGGCGTCGGCGAGCCGGACTTTGTCACATCGTGGGGCATCCGGGAGGCGAGCATTTTGTCGCTCGAGCAAGGCTATACATCGTATACAGCAAACGCCGGGCTGCCTGAGCTGCGCCAGGAAATTGCCGCCTATTTGCGCCGCAAGTTTCGCGTCTGCTATCGGCCGGAGACGGAAATTTTGGTGACGGTCGGGGCGAGCCAGGCCATTGATTTGGCGCTCCGGGCGATTGTGGACCCGGGCGATGAAGTGATCGTGGTCGAACCGAGCTTCGTCGCTTACGAGCCGCTCGTCGTGCTCGCCGGCGGGACGCCGGTGTCCGTTCGGACGTCCGGCGCTGACGGGTTTCAACTCAATTTGGCGCAGTTGGAGCAGGCGATTACCGAACGGACGAAGGCGGTTGTGATTTGTTCGCCGAACAACCCAACCGGAACGGTATTCAGCCCGGCCGAGCTTGAAGCGCTCGCCCGCCTGGCCGAGGCGCATGATTTGCTTGTCATTGCCGACGAAATTTACGCCGAGCTGACGTATGAAGGCGAGTATATGAGCATGGCCGCCGTTAACGGCATGCGCGAACGGACGATTTTGATTTCCGGTTTTTCGAAAGGATTTGCGATGACCGGGTGGCGGCTTGGCTTTGCTGCCGCGCCGGAAGACATTTTGCAGGCGATGTTGAAAATCCATCAATACGCGATGATGTGCGCGCCGACGATGGCGCAATACGGTGCCCTTGAAGCGCTCCGCAACGGGGAGCACGATGTCGAGCAAATGCGCAACAGCTATCGGCGGCGGCGCAACTATTTCGTTGCCTCGCTCAATGAAATCGGGCTGCCATGCCACGTGCCGGGCGGTGCGTTTTACGCGTTTCCGTCCATTCGCCATACCGGTTTGACGTCCGAACAGTTCGCCGAACAGCTGCTTTTGGAAGAAAAAGTGGCTGTTGTCCCCGGCAACGTCTTCGGCCAAAGCGGGGAAGGCTATATTCGCTGTTCGTACGCTTCGTCGCTTGAACAGCTGCAAGAAGCTGTTAAACGAATGAAACGGTTTTTGGAACGCCTGTAA
- a CDS encoding Lrp/AsnC family transcriptional regulator, producing the protein MKLSDKELEIIEILEKDARTPIDVLAKMIDLPVDETEALVKKLEEAKVIVQYTALVDWHKADGHEGVTAMIDVKVTPKRGVGFNEVAERIYRFPEVKSVYLMSGAYDLSVVIEGRSMTEVAQFVSEKLSTLDSVISTTTHFILKKYKHDGIIFDQGDQDRRIVVAP; encoded by the coding sequence GTGAAACTGAGCGATAAAGAACTGGAAATTATCGAAATATTGGAAAAAGATGCGCGAACCCCGATCGATGTGCTGGCGAAAATGATCGATTTACCGGTAGACGAAACGGAAGCGCTCGTAAAAAAATTGGAAGAAGCGAAAGTGATCGTCCAGTATACAGCGCTCGTCGACTGGCACAAGGCGGACGGCCATGAAGGGGTGACAGCGATGATCGATGTGAAAGTGACCCCGAAGCGCGGCGTCGGCTTTAATGAGGTGGCGGAGCGCATTTACCGTTTTCCGGAAGTGAAATCGGTGTATTTAATGTCCGGCGCCTACGATTTGTCGGTCGTCATTGAAGGACGGTCGATGACGGAAGTGGCCCAATTCGTTTCCGAGAAACTGTCGACGCTTGATTCCGTCATTTCGACGACAACCCATTTCATTTTAAAAAAATATAAGCATGACGGTATCATCTTTGACCAAGGAGATCAAGATCGCCGCATCGTGGTGGCGCCATGA
- a CDS encoding DUF1871 family protein, which translates to MDGQRLNRLLLETVGAWDPFGCGNGAYEVEAIDVLQAVYDTDDARKLAARIQSIYEFAFDKPIPFRDCLKLAGRLLELKQSASCSLTS; encoded by the coding sequence ATGGACGGACAACGATTGAACCGGCTGCTTCTTGAGACCGTTGGCGCCTGGGATCCGTTCGGCTGCGGAAACGGCGCGTACGAGGTGGAGGCGATCGACGTGCTTCAGGCCGTATACGACACGGATGATGCCCGCAAGCTCGCTGCCCGTATTCAGTCTATATATGAATTCGCCTTTGACAAGCCCATTCCTTTTCGCGACTGTCTAAAACTCGCCGGCCGGCTGCTCGAGCTGAAACAAAGCGCGTCTTGTTCGTTAACGTCATGA
- a CDS encoding MalY/PatB family protein — protein sequence MFSFDRVIERRGTSSVKWDDVERVFGHEDVWPMWVADMDFPAPAEVQEALWQRVKHGVFGYTVIPDSLNDAVCEWLKRRHDWEIDPEWLVFAHGVVPAVSAAIEAFSEPGDGVVVFSPVYRPLFDLVRRHGRTLRSSPLQLTKENYAIDWDDLERKLPGAKLLILCHPHNPGGKVWTNEDLQRLGELCLKHGVFVLSDEIHADLTLPPHRHVPFAALRPEFAAQSATFRAPTKTFNLAGLQAAEAVIPDDSRRRAFHRVQHRHGFFTLNAFAVVGAEAAYRYGGPWLDALLAYLRENIGMTAAYLADRLPALRPVRPQATYLVWIDCRGLGLPEAELKRRLLEKGKLAVEFGSKFGEEGTGFIRLNVACPRPTLEEGLRRLTVALGGQ from the coding sequence ATGTTTTCATTTGACCGCGTGATTGAGCGCCGGGGCACGTCATCGGTGAAATGGGATGACGTTGAGCGGGTGTTCGGCCACGAAGACGTCTGGCCGATGTGGGTCGCCGATATGGATTTTCCGGCGCCGGCCGAGGTGCAAGAAGCGTTATGGCAGCGGGTCAAGCACGGGGTGTTTGGCTACACGGTTATTCCCGATTCGTTGAACGACGCGGTGTGCGAATGGCTCAAACGCCGTCACGATTGGGAAATCGACCCGGAGTGGCTCGTGTTTGCCCACGGTGTCGTGCCGGCGGTCTCCGCCGCCATTGAGGCGTTTTCCGAACCGGGGGATGGCGTCGTCGTCTTTTCCCCGGTCTATCGTCCGCTGTTTGATCTCGTTCGCCGCCACGGCCGCACGCTCCGCTCCAGTCCGCTTCAGTTGACGAAAGAGAACTACGCCATCGACTGGGACGACTTGGAGCGAAAACTGCCCGGAGCGAAGCTGCTCATCCTTTGCCACCCGCATAACCCGGGCGGCAAAGTGTGGACGAACGAAGACCTGCAGCGGCTCGGGGAGCTGTGCCTGAAGCACGGCGTCTTCGTCTTATCGGACGAAATTCACGCCGATTTGACGCTGCCGCCGCACCGGCATGTGCCGTTTGCCGCGCTTCGCCCCGAATTCGCGGCGCAAAGCGCCACCTTCCGCGCGCCGACGAAAACGTTCAACTTGGCCGGCTTGCAGGCGGCCGAAGCGGTCATTCCCGACGATTCGCGGCGCCGGGCGTTCCACCGCGTTCAGCATCGGCACGGCTTTTTTACGTTGAATGCGTTCGCCGTTGTCGGGGCCGAAGCCGCGTACCGATACGGCGGGCCGTGGCTCGACGCCTTGCTGGCTTATTTACGGGAAAACATCGGCATGACCGCCGCCTATTTAGCCGACCGCCTGCCGGCGCTTCGCCCCGTCCGGCCGCAGGCGACATATCTCGTCTGGATCGACTGCCGCGGCCTCGGCCTCCCGGAAGCGGAGTTGAAACGGCGGCTTCTGGAAAAAGGAAAACTGGCCGTTGAGTTCGGCAGCAAATTCGGGGAGGAAGGAACCGGCTTCATCCGTCTGAACGTTGCCTGCCCGCGCCCGACACTCGAAGAAGGGCTGCGGCGATTGACCGTGGCGCTGGGCGGGCAGTAA
- a CDS encoding superoxide dismutase family protein: MLQRKYALLFAAALVLSGCGQEDGTSRTVEMINADGDPIGTVELTEQAEGVRLKLDLEGLPPGERAIHIHEKGSCQPPDFQSAGGHYNPDGKKHGLLHPEGAHAGDLPNIIVKDDGTVNVELTAPNVTLKEGEKGSLLTKDGTSIVIHAKKDDGMTQPAGDAGGRIACGEIKSS; encoded by the coding sequence GTGTTGCAGAGGAAATATGCCCTTCTTTTCGCCGCGGCGCTCGTTTTATCCGGCTGCGGCCAGGAGGATGGCACGAGCCGGACGGTGGAGATGATCAATGCGGACGGCGATCCGATCGGTACGGTGGAATTGACGGAGCAAGCCGAAGGAGTGCGGTTGAAGCTCGATTTGGAAGGGCTTCCGCCGGGGGAGCGCGCCATTCATATTCATGAAAAAGGCAGCTGCCAGCCGCCTGATTTTCAGTCGGCGGGCGGGCATTACAACCCGGACGGGAAAAAGCACGGCCTTCTCCATCCGGAAGGGGCGCACGCCGGCGACTTGCCGAACATTATTGTAAAAGACGATGGCACGGTCAACGTCGAACTGACGGCGCCGAACGTGACGCTAAAAGAAGGGGAAAAAGGATCGCTGTTGACGAAAGACGGCACGTCGATCGTCATTCACGCCAAGAAAGACGACGGCATGACCCAGCCGGCGGGAGATGCCGGCGGGCGCATCGCCTGCGGGGAAATCAAGTCGTCATGA
- the kapD gene encoding 3'-5' exonuclease KapD, whose amino-acid sequence MDVPQYLFLDFEFTMPESKTNPDGFCPEIIEVGLVAVMDGQIANQFSAYVKPLRFPQLTDRCKSFLNITQEQIDGGISFYELVSLLRQYDRERPTTVVTWGSMDMKVLRENCQSARVGFPFTGEHRDLAMEYKRFFGNKNQTGLRKAVQEYGNEGIGKAHCALDDAFTAYTIFRLIENDKKYLTKTKPPTIGERIDFTQLRKKFAL is encoded by the coding sequence ATGGACGTTCCGCAATATTTGTTTCTCGATTTTGAATTTACGATGCCGGAGTCGAAAACGAACCCGGATGGATTTTGCCCGGAAATTATCGAAGTGGGCCTCGTGGCGGTCATGGACGGGCAAATCGCAAACCAATTTTCCGCTTATGTGAAACCGCTCCGTTTCCCGCAGCTCACCGACCGGTGCAAGTCATTTCTCAACATCACCCAAGAGCAAATTGACGGCGGAATCAGTTTTTATGAGCTCGTTTCCTTGCTCCGGCAATATGACCGTGAACGCCCGACGACGGTCGTGACGTGGGGAAGCATGGATATGAAAGTGCTCCGGGAAAACTGCCAGTCGGCGCGGGTCGGGTTTCCGTTCACCGGTGAACACCGCGATTTGGCGATGGAGTATAAACGGTTTTTCGGCAACAAAAATCAAACCGGATTGCGCAAGGCCGTGCAAGAGTATGGAAACGAAGGGATTGGAAAAGCCCATTGCGCGCTTGATGATGCGTTTACCGCCTACACGATCTTCCGGCTCATTGAAAACGACAAAAAGTATTTAACGAAGACGAAGCCGCCGACGATCGGGGAGCGGATTGATTTCACCCAGCTGCGGAAAAAATTCGCGTTATAG
- the mnhG gene encoding monovalent cation/H(+) antiporter subunit G: MNVTEIIEGLVVLLVVAGALLTVISAIGALRLPDIYTRSHAISKSTTLGIMLILTGTLLHFWFRHDHVNSRLLLAIVFIFLTSPVSAHLISRAAYYSGVRPWEGTVRDDLAERRETLAKSAKR, from the coding sequence TTGAACGTGACGGAAATCATTGAGGGATTGGTCGTGCTGCTTGTCGTCGCCGGCGCGCTCTTAACGGTGATCTCCGCCATCGGCGCCCTCCGCCTTCCCGACATTTATACGAGAAGCCATGCCATTAGCAAAAGCACCACCCTTGGCATTATGCTCATTTTGACGGGAACGTTGCTGCATTTTTGGTTTAGGCACGATCATGTCAATTCCCGTTTGCTGCTGGCCATTGTCTTTATTTTCTTAACCTCCCCGGTGTCGGCCCATTTGATCAGCCGTGCGGCGTATTATTCGGGAGTCCGCCCGTGGGAAGGGACGGTTCGCGATGATTTGGCCGAACGGAGGGAAACATTGGCGAAGAGCGCAAAAAGATGA
- a CDS encoding Na(+)/H(+) antiporter subunit F1: protein MTMMFYVALALLALAILCFLYRVVKGPTVADRVIALDAIGICLAGMVAVLSIVLETSVFLEIILLIGILAFLGTAAFAKFLQKGVVIERDGNH, encoded by the coding sequence ATGACGATGATGTTCTATGTAGCGCTCGCACTTTTGGCGCTGGCGATTCTTTGTTTCCTTTACCGGGTTGTCAAAGGGCCGACGGTAGCGGACCGGGTCATTGCCCTAGATGCGATCGGGATTTGTCTCGCGGGGATGGTGGCGGTGCTGTCGATCGTGCTAGAGACGAGCGTGTTTTTGGAAATTATTTTGCTGATCGGAATTTTGGCGTTTCTCGGTACGGCGGCATTTGCGAAATTTTTGCAAAAAGGGGTCGTGATTGAACGTGACGGAAATCATTGA
- a CDS encoding Na+/H+ antiporter subunit E, producing the protein MAQQLLLNVVLAFVWMFLADSFTGSSFVIGYLLGLGIMFALRRYFSTTFYVVPLFVIGKLTVIFMKELLLANWAVLKIVLSPSLDMKPCIFALPLEVKKDWEITLLSSLITLTPGTFVIDVSDDKKLIYIHTIDAPDVDEVIRQIKTSFEKTILEVSR; encoded by the coding sequence ATGGCACAGCAATTGCTGCTGAATGTGGTACTGGCGTTCGTGTGGATGTTTCTGGCCGATTCGTTTACCGGGTCATCATTTGTGATTGGGTATCTCCTTGGGCTTGGCATCATGTTCGCACTGCGGCGATATTTTTCGACAACATTTTACGTCGTCCCGCTGTTTGTCATCGGAAAGTTGACGGTGATTTTCATGAAAGAACTGCTGCTGGCCAACTGGGCGGTGCTCAAAATCGTCCTGTCCCCGTCGCTGGACATGAAACCTTGCATTTTCGCCCTTCCTCTTGAAGTGAAAAAGGACTGGGAAATTACGCTGTTGTCGAGCTTGATTACTTTGACGCCGGGGACGTTTGTGATCGATGTCTCGGATGACAAGAAACTGATTTATATTCATACGATTGATGCCCCGGATGTGGATGAAGTGATCCGGCAAATCAAAACATCATTTGAAAAAACGATTTTGGAGGTGAGCCGATGA
- a CDS encoding Na+/H+ antiporter subunit D — protein MTNAVIFPIAIPLTTAVILIFCVQSWKAQKAVSVVSASLLIAASLWLVRLVHHEGVQKLDVGNWPAPFGITLVSDMLSALLVLTTSVIALACLLYSFFTIGAKQASMYYYVFFQFLIVGVNGAFTTGDIFNLFVFYEVMLMSSYALLVHGGTKIQLQETMKYMVINVFSSALFVIAVGYLYAVTGTLNMAHLAVRIPQMENTAVLTVISLLFLIVFALKGALFPFYVWMPGAYAAPPAAVLALFGGLLTKVGVYSILRTFSLLFRQDIGYTHTILAWLAVATVVFGVIGAVAYRDMRQIAIYNIVAAVGVMAFGISLMTEESMEGTIFYLLQDMVMKTALFFIVGAIAYVAGTNQLGRFSGLLGSYPLLGWAVLISALALAGIPPFSGFIGKALIIRAAFEQGQLAFPLIVLLSSLLVLYSVMKIFIQSCWGEARGCEQKRIAPLYVPIVALLSLAVLYGIGAEFVRPYIAQAAATLADPSVYIESVLKE, from the coding sequence ATGACTAATGCCGTAATTTTTCCAATTGCCATTCCGCTGACGACGGCCGTTATATTGATTTTTTGTGTGCAATCATGGAAAGCGCAAAAGGCGGTTTCCGTCGTTTCGGCTAGTTTGCTGATCGCCGCCTCCCTTTGGCTCGTCCGCCTTGTTCATCATGAAGGGGTGCAGAAGCTCGATGTCGGCAACTGGCCGGCGCCGTTTGGGATTACGCTCGTCTCCGACATGCTTTCGGCGCTGTTGGTGTTGACCACCAGTGTGATTGCGCTTGCCTGCCTGCTGTATTCCTTTTTTACGATCGGCGCAAAGCAGGCGTCCATGTACTACTACGTGTTTTTTCAGTTTCTGATCGTCGGGGTGAACGGGGCGTTTACGACAGGCGATATTTTTAACTTGTTCGTGTTTTACGAAGTGATGCTCATGTCGTCGTATGCGCTGCTCGTGCACGGCGGCACGAAAATCCAGCTGCAGGAAACGATGAAATATATGGTGATCAATGTGTTTTCGTCGGCGCTGTTTGTGATTGCCGTCGGCTACTTGTACGCTGTGACCGGCACGTTGAATATGGCGCACTTGGCGGTGCGGATTCCGCAAATGGAAAATACAGCCGTATTGACGGTCATTTCTTTGCTTTTTCTCATTGTTTTTGCCCTGAAGGGAGCGCTGTTTCCGTTTTATGTCTGGATGCCGGGGGCGTATGCCGCTCCGCCGGCGGCCGTGCTTGCGTTGTTCGGGGGCCTGCTGACGAAAGTCGGGGTGTATTCGATTTTGCGCACCTTTTCGCTTCTGTTCCGCCAGGATATCGGCTACACCCATACGATTTTGGCATGGCTGGCGGTCGCGACCGTTGTGTTTGGCGTCATCGGCGCCGTCGCCTACCGCGATATGCGGCAAATCGCCATTTATAATATTGTCGCGGCGGTCGGGGTGATGGCGTTTGGCATTTCGTTAATGACCGAGGAAAGTATGGAAGGCACGATCTTTTACTTGCTGCAAGATATGGTGATGAAAACCGCCCTCTTTTTCATTGTCGGCGCCATCGCGTATGTCGCCGGGACGAACCAGCTCGGACGGTTCAGCGGCTTGCTCGGCTCGTATCCGCTGCTCGGCTGGGCGGTGTTGATCTCCGCGCTTGCGCTCGCCGGCATCCCCCCGTTCAGCGGGTTTATCGGAAAAGCGCTCATCATCCGGGCGGCGTTTGAACAAGGGCAGCTCGCATTTCCGCTGATCGTGTTGCTATCAAGTTTGCTTGTGTTGTATTCGGTGATGAAAATTTTCATCCAATCTTGCTGGGGAGAAGCGCGCGGCTGCGAACAAAAGCGGATCGCTCCGCTTTATGTGCCGATTGTGGCGCTTCTGTCGCTGGCGGTGTTATACGGCATTGGCGCCGAGTTTGTTCGCCCGTATATCGCCCAGGCGGCGGCAACATTGGCGGATCCGTCGGTGTATATCGAATCCGTGCTGAAGGAGTAG
- a CDS encoding Na(+)/H(+) antiporter subunit C: MEIVMIVVIGCLFAGATYLILSKSLLRIIIGTGLLSHGAHLLLLTMGGLKKGAPPLLGVQAEQYVDPVPQALILTAIVISFGVTAFLLVLAYRSYQEIGTDNIERMRGKEDHD, from the coding sequence ATGGAAATCGTCATGATTGTCGTCATCGGCTGTTTGTTTGCCGGTGCCACGTACTTGATTTTAAGCAAAAGTTTGCTTCGGATCATTATCGGCACGGGGCTGTTGAGCCATGGGGCGCACTTGCTTTTGTTGACGATGGGCGGATTGAAAAAAGGGGCGCCGCCGCTGCTCGGCGTGCAGGCGGAACAATATGTCGACCCCGTTCCGCAGGCGCTCATTTTAACGGCCATTGTCATTAGTTTCGGTGTGACGGCGTTTTTGCTCGTTTTGGCGTACCGGTCTTATCAGGAGATTGGAACGGACAACATTGAACGGATGAGGGGAAAGGAAGACCATGACTAA
- a CDS encoding Na(+)/H(+) antiporter subunit B translates to MNELILRTVTAVVTFIIILFGIQLFFAGHYYPGGGFIAGLVTAGALVLLLLAFDIQTVKTMVPVNYRMLIGVGLLFALGTGLGGVVFDVPFLTHAHGHVMLPVLGDVSLHTAVLFDLGVYLVVVGVTMTIIETIGEEE, encoded by the coding sequence ATGAATGAACTGATTTTGCGGACGGTGACGGCCGTTGTCACGTTTATCATTATTTTGTTTGGCATCCAGCTTTTTTTCGCCGGCCATTATTATCCGGGCGGCGGATTTATCGCCGGCCTTGTCACCGCCGGCGCCCTCGTTTTGTTATTGTTGGCGTTCGATATTCAAACGGTGAAGACGATGGTTCCGGTCAATTATCGAATGCTGATTGGCGTCGGGCTGCTGTTTGCCTTAGGGACAGGGCTTGGCGGCGTTGTCTTCGATGTGCCGTTTTTAACGCACGCTCACGGCCATGTCATGTTGCCGGTGCTTGGCGATGTCTCGCTCCATACCGCTGTTTTGTTTGATTTGGGCGTGTATTTGGTCGTTGTCGGGGTCACCATGACCATTATCGAAACGATAGGAGAGGAAGAATAG